One genomic window of Panicum hallii strain FIL2 chromosome 6, PHallii_v3.1, whole genome shotgun sequence includes the following:
- the LOC112897008 gene encoding nicalin — MSPSGEVVASISSALAVALVLLACVELGDAAAAAGVYRLIQYDLAGAPLGSRAAVLNHHAAALPLPPGADLSRSALVAPLLDLPLSFLREYLAEKKHLGGLLILLPTKLSDKDGAGNNIDKGQVKSVLAELEKLLVHEEVPYPVYFALHDDDFDNLLADIRKIASSGQPASATTGGYKLVVSSAEPRKVSSPTISNIQGWLPGLKGEGDTEQLPTIAIVANYDTFGSAPALSVGSDSNGSGVVALLEIARLFSRLYSNSKTRGKYNLLFGLTSGGPYNYNGTSKWLRSFDQRVRESIDYAICLNSVGSWSNDLWMHVSKPPENPYIKQIFEDFSDVSKEMGVSVRIKHKKINVSNPRVAWEHEQFSRFRVTALTLSEMSSAPEFLESTGGLHDTRESTDVDSVIRTVRLVSESLARHIYGLKGRNIDVFAENSSLAINPHYIQSWLDLLSRTPRVAPFLQKNDPFIAALKKELSEHTADVHVQNDVLDGMFTFYDATKATLNVYQVASVTFDLLFLLVLGSYLIVLFCFLVITTRGVDDLINIFRRPPSRKLKGA, encoded by the exons ATGTCTCCCTCCGGCGAGGTGGTGGCCTCCATCTCCTccgccctcgccgtcgccctCGTCCTCCTCGCCTGCGTCGAGCTCggagacgccgccgccgccgccggcgtctaCCGCCTCATCCAGTACGACCTCGCAGGCGCCCCGCTCGGCTCCCGCGCCGCAGTCCTCAACCACCacgccgccgcgctcccgcTCCCGCCGGGCGCCGACCTCTCCCGCTCCGCGCTCGTCGCGCCGCTACTCGACCTCCCGCTCTCCTTCCTCAGAG AGTACCTGGCGGAGAAGAAACATCTGGGAGGGTTGCTCATTCTGCTCCCAACAAAGCTCAGCGACAAGGATGGTGCAGGGAATAATATTGACAAGGGGCAAGTAAAGAGTGTGCTGGCCGAGCTTGAGAAGTTGCTTGTGCatgaagaagttcca TATCCTGTATACTTCGCTTTGCATGACGACGACTTTGATAACCTGCTGGCAGATATCCGTAAAATTGCCTCTTCAGGTCAACCAGCCTCTGCAACAACAGGAGG CTATAAACTTGTCGTGTCCTCAGCGGAACCTAGAAAAGTGTCATCTCCGACCATTTCTAATATCCAG GGATGGCTACCTGGTTTGAAAGGAGAGGGTGACACAGAACAGCTTCCAACTATTGCCATAGTTGCAAACTATGACACCTTCGGTTCTGCACCT GCACTTTCTGTGGGAAGCGACAGCAATGGAAGTGGAGTTGTAGCTCTTCTAGAAATTGCAAGACTCTTTTCACGTCTTTATTCAAATTCTAAGACCAGGGGCAAGTACAATCTTCTTTTTGGGTTAACATCTGGTGGGCCCTACAACTACAATGGAACTAGCAAG TGGCTTAGAAGTTTCGATCAGCGTGTACGTGAGAGCATTGACTATGCTATCTGCTTGAACAGTGTTGGTTCCTGGAGCAATGACCTCTGGATGCATGTATCAAAGCCTCCTGAAAATCCCTATATCAAACAAATCTTCGAA GATTTTTCGGATGTTTCTAAAGAAATGGGTGTTTCAGTCagaatcaagcacaagaagatTAATGTTTCAAATCCTAGA GTAGCATGGGAACACGAGCAGTTCTCTAGGTTTAGAGTGACTGCACTTACTCTTTCAGAAATGTCTAGCGCCCCTGAATTTTTGGAAAGCACTGGTGGTCTTCATGACACTAG AGAATCTACAGATGTCGATTCAGTAATCCGAACTGTCAGATTAGTTTCCGAGAGTCTTGCG AGACACATCTATGGATTGAAAGGAAGGAACATCGATGTTTTTGCAGAGAACAGCAGCTTAGCCATTAATCCTCACTACATCCAGTCCTGGTTGGATCTTTTGTCACGGACACCACGGGTTGCACCTTTTCTGCAGAAAAATGATCCCTTCATAGCAGCATTGAAAAAG GAACTATCCGAACACACTGCTGATGTACATGTTCAAAATGATGTCCTTGATGGCATGTTCACTTTCTATGATGCCACAAAAGCAACTCTAAACGTATACCAG GTTGCAAGTGTTACTTTTGATCTGCTGTTCCTTTTGGTGCTTGGTTCCTATCTGATCGTTCTCTTCTGCTTCCTAGTAATCACTACACGG GGTGTTGATGATCTCATTAACATATTCCGGCGGCCTCCATCACGCAAACTCAAGGGAGCATAG
- the LOC112897805 gene encoding transcription repressor OFP13-like, with protein MVKKQQLAVGGLTSLFSTSNKQPCHSSPSSMSSSSSSSSSSAWQWTSCGLHPRTLSFRQQQEEEDNANGHGCQNQHVDKDSHMALTKQQAYYKTMNSAYSCFSTNSLASIDSFSMASSDAAEAEAVIRAVRSDRLLFEPEEASSFKAADKADKPIIKDTTTMSKQAATAAFGGATAMSVESLNPYRDFRESMEAMVMSQGGVRDWRWLEEMLGWYLRANGKSTHGLIVGAFVDLLVALSTEATSPADSSSSPATPAAANCRSSSSNCSCSSSL; from the coding sequence ATGGTGAAGAAGCAGCAGCTTGCTGTTGGTGGCCTCACCTCTCTCTTCAGCACCAGCAATAAGCAGCCGTGCCACTCCTCCCCTTCGTCcatgtcctcctcctcctcctcctcctcctcctccgcgtgGCAATGGACCTCCTGCGGCCTGCACCCAAGAACTCTCTCCTTcaggcagcagcaggaggaggaggataacGCCAATGGCCATGGCTGCCAGAACCAGCATGTTGACAAAGACAGCCATATGGCGCTGACGAAGCAGCAGGCTTATTACAAGACCATGAACTCCGCCTACTCATGCTTCTCCACCAACTCCTTGGCCTCCATTGACAGTTTCTCAATGGCGTCGTCCGACGCTGCGGAGGCAGAGGCCGTCATCCGCGCGGTGCGCTCGGACCGCCTCCTCTTCGAGCCCGAGGAGGCGTCCTCTTTCAAGGCGGCCGACAAGGCCGACAAGCCGATCATCAAGGACACCACCACCATGAGCAAGCAGGCGGCAACGGCGGCGTTCGGTGGCGCCACGGCCATGTCGGTGGAGTCCCTGAACCCGTACCGCGACTTCCGGGAGTCGATGGAGGCGATGGTGATGAGCCAGGGGGGCGTCAGGGACTGGCGCTGGCTGGAGGAGATGCTGGGGTGGTACCTGAGGGCCAACGGCAAGAGCACGCACGGGCTCATCGTCGGCGCCTTCGTGGACCTGCTGGTGGCGCTCAGCACCGAGGCCACCTCGCCTGCGGATTCGTCGTCATCCCCGGCCACCCCTGCTGCTGCCAACTGCCGCTCCTCATCCAGCAATTGCTCTTGCTCCTCCTCCTTGTAG
- the LOC112898512 gene encoding NDR1/HIN1-like protein 10, whose amino-acid sequence MGKASTVSSLLCCPCRCLFCGVLSCLFSVLTCVFCSAGLVALVLYLLFRPHIIRATAVSADLSAFTLTPQTWILRYNLSLAVQLHNPNKRIALHYLDVAAHAYYEGQRLADAGLPDLFQDTGETSPLNPEFAGDAPLVGGVAAAGFRREAAEGATFSVDVKISAHMKLRLWVITVPGPKTQIDCPVRIQRRNATDDGGARPPPEFHPTECRVWF is encoded by the coding sequence ATGGGCAAGGCGAGCACGGTGTCGTCGCTGCTGTGCTGCCCGTGCCGGTGCCTCTTCTGCGGCGTGCTCAGCTGCCTCTTCAGCGTCCTCACCTGCGTCTTCTGCAGCGCCGGCCTCGTCGCCCTCGTCCTCTACCTCCTCTTCCGCCCCCACATCATCCGCGCCACCGCCGTCTCCGCCGACCTCTCCGCCTTCACCCTCACCCCGCAGACATGGATCCTCCGATACAACCTCTCCCTCGCCGTCCAGCTCCACAACCCAAACAAGCGCATCGCCCTCCACTACCTCGACGTCGCCGCGCACGCCTACTACGAGGGCCAGCGCCTCGCCGACGCCGGACTGCCCGACCTGTTCCAGGACACCGGAGAGACCAGCCCCCTCAACCCGGAGTTCGCCGGCGACGCCCCGCTCGTCGGAGGCGTCGCGGCCGCAGGATTCCGGAGGGAGGCCGCCGAGGGCGCCACCTTCTCCGTGGACGTCAAGATCAGCGCCCACATGAAGCTCAGGCTCTGGGTCATCACCGTGCCGGGGCCCAAGACCCAGATCGACTGCCCGGTCAGGATCCAGAGACGGAACGCCAccgacgacggcggcgcccgcccgccgccggagTTCCATCCAACGGAATGCAGGGTCTGGTTCTGA
- the LOC112896184 gene encoding NDR1/HIN1-like protein 1, whose amino-acid sequence MSIKYCDQHKDCERQRLYRRFCAGLAALILLALLIVLIVWLVLRPSKPRFYLNNVDIVCINVSASSALTVTMQATVAARNPNPRVGIFYDRADVYAEYRGLQVTVATALPPMFQGRDDATVWAPFLSGAGVPLPPYLATALAQDETAGYLLVTVRVDGWIRWKAGAFITSHYHLRVRCPALLTVNDGQGSYGSNAGGGAGYFKFNRAAPCIVDV is encoded by the coding sequence ATGTCGATCAAGTACTGCGACCAGCACAAGGACTGCGAGCGTCAGCGCCTGTACCGTCGCTTCTgcgccggcctcgccgccctcaTCCTGCTGGCCCTCCTCATCGTGCTCATCGTCTGGCTGGTGCTCCGCCCCAGCAAGCCCCGCTTCTACCTCAACAACGTCGACATCGTCTGCATCAACGTCAGCGCCTCCTCCGCCCTCACCGTCACCATGCAGGCCACCGTGGCGGCGCGCAACCCCAACCCCCGCGTCGGCATCTTCTACGACCGCGCCGACGTCTACGCCGAGTACCGGGGCCTCCAGGTCACCGTCGCCACCGCGCTGCCGCCCATGTTCCAGGGCCGCGACGACGCCACCGTCTGGGCGCCCTTCCTCTCCGGCGCCGGCGTCCCGCTGCCGCCGTACCTGGCCACCGCGCTGGCGCAGGACGAGACGGCGGGGTACCTGCTCGTCACCGTCCGCGTCGACGGGTGGATCCGGTGGAAGGCCGGGGCCTTCATCACCAGCCACTACCACCTCAGGGTCCGCTGCCCGGCGCTGCTCACCGTCAACGACGGGCAGGGGAGCTACGGATCCAACGCCGGAGGGGGGGCCGGATACTTCAAGTTCAACCGCGCGGCGCCATGCATCGTCGACGTCTAG